In Miscanthus floridulus cultivar M001 chromosome 8, ASM1932011v1, whole genome shotgun sequence, the sequence TGGCCAATACGAGACAGGGCATCTGCAACCCGATTGTCAGTACCCGGCTTATATATGATTTTGTATTGCAAACCCAACAACTTTGTGAACACCTTCTGTTGCTAGGCAGTGTGAAGTCACTGATCACTCAAATGtatgaggctcttgtgatcggtgaagATGACAAACTCACTGAGCTGCAAATAGGAACGCCACTGATCAACAGCAAGAATGATAGCCATGTATTCTTTCTCGTAAGCTGACAACCCCTGATTCTTGGGCCTGAGAGCATGACTCAGAAAAGCAAGTGGATGGCCCTCCTGAAGGAGCACGACACCAACTCCATAGTAAGAAGCATCAGTCTCAATACAGAATTGTTTCTGAAAATCAGGCAGGACCAGCACTGGAGCAGAACTCAAGCATTTCTTTAGAGTTTGAAATGTTGTTTCATGTTCAGTAGACCACACAAACAGtgagtgcttcttcaacaatgCTGTCAGCGGCTTTGAGATGACTGCATAATGTCTAACGAAGCGCCGGTAGAAACCCGCAAAACCGAGAAAGCTCCGAAGTTCTTTGACTGTAGTCGGCGTTGGCCAGGAAACCACTAcctcaatcttagctgggtcTGTAGCCACACCTTGAGCACTGATGACATGTCCCAAATAAGAGATCTCAGTTTGGGCAAACTTGCACTTGGAGAGCTTGATGTGCCACTGATCTTTGGCCAGCAAAGACAAAACCAGACGAAGATGATCGAGATGCTcctcaaaagacttgctgtaaataacGATGTCATCAAAGAAAACAATAGCACACCGGCGGAGGCAAGGCCTGAGAGTACTGTTCATGGCTCCTTGGAAAGTGCCAGGTGCATTAGAAAGTCCAAAGGCGACGACCTTGAACTCATAGTGTCCCACATGGGTGGAGAATGCTGTTTTGTGCTCTTCACCTTCCTTTAATcggatctggtgatagcccgacaATAGGTCCAGGGTGGAAAAATATTGAGCACCTGCTAGCTCATCCATGAGTTGGTCAAAGACTAGAATAGGAAATGCAGTCCTAACAGTCAGGGCATTGAGATATCGATAGTCGACACAAAATCTCCAGGAACCATCCTTTTTATGGACCAGCAAGACAGGCTAGTTGAATGGCGAAGTACTCGGTTGGATGATACCCTGTTGCAGCATAGAATCGACCTGAGATTCAATTTCATCCTTGAGGGCTGGTGGGTAATGGTATGGTCGCACAGTGACCGGCCGAGGCCCTTCAATCAATGGTATCTCATGATCACAGTCCCTCTTGGGTGGTAGTTGGTGAGGTGGACAAATGACAAAAGGAAACTCCGTCAGTAAGGCACCGATGGCTGGAGGTAACTGGCCCTCAGTGGCAGGAGGTTGTGGAGTGATACTGCAGATGTGCACCAACAACTCAACATTCCCAAAATCCTCTATTAATGGATTGCCTTGTAACCAGACTGTAGTACCTTTATAAGGGATGACCAACCAGCGATGCAACCAGTCCACTTTCATTGGACTGAAGAGTTGGAGCCAATCCATGCCAAGGATCATGTCATAGTGTGTGATGGGCAAAACCTTGAGATCATGAATAAACTGGTGTTGTTGAATAGTCCATACTGCTACTGGCAAATGTGCAGAACACTGCATGAACTCACCATTGGCTACTTTGACAGTTAGGGAAGGACACTGAACTGGGACAACTGACAGTTGAGATAGTAGATGCTGGCTGATAAATGATGTGGAGCTACCTGAATCTAGGAGGATCAAGACTGGACACCACTGAAACATGCCCTGGAATTGTAGGGTCTTTACCCCCCGGCTGCGCTATAGCGTCAGAAGACAAGTAGTAGTAGGTTTCTGCTGTCTCTGGTCCCTCAGTGCCATCTTGTGTTGGATCTTCTACTGGTTCTTCAGAGAAAAGAGCATAGAGCTCGTCCAAAACATGGAGTCCCACTTGTTGTGCACACTTGTGGTCACGATTCCACTTCTCTCCGTAGTGATCACACAAACCACGGGCACGCCGGTAAGCCTTAAGATCGGTGAGCTTCTtgtccagtggtttgtgagtcaGCAAGGGTTTGTCCACTGCACCAACTTGCAAACTATCTTGACGTGGAGGAAGGGAATAGCCGGCCTTCTGATGCCACGACTTGAACTCTCGTTTCCATGATGACTCCGTAGCTTCTTCCTGCAACAACGCCAAAGTATACGTAGTATCCAGGGAATCGGGTCGCTGAACAAGAATGACAGTACAAATGTCTAAATGTAAGCCATCTAGGAAACGAGTGATGTAATGCAGAGCATTTGTGGAGGAATCATAGGCTGTGAGCTGGTCAACAAGTTCAGAAAAACGATCAACATAATCTTGTACAGAAGAGGTTTGGCGAATGCGGTTCATCTTACGAAGAAGGTATTCATGTTGATCGTGATCAAAACGAGAATGCAAGGCTTGACAAAATTTAGACCAGGTCATGGTTTTCAGTTTGCCAGTAACTGATTGGATCCAGCGTTTGGCAGGGCCAAGGAATTGCATGCGTGAGCACTGAATCCAGACTGAGGGATCAACAGAATACATGTCAAAGTAATCTTCAGCGCAAGTAATCCATAGTTTAAGGTCAGTGCCATCAAAGGTTGGGAAGGACATTTTGGGAAGCTTGCTAGTGAGGTTACGGTGGGTTTCAGGTGGCCGATTGCGGGATAACACTAAGTCATATGCAGTGCCATGAAACTTAGGGGGATTTGCAGAGGAGTTGTCCGTACCCGTGACCGGGGAATGAGTATAGGTTGTGACAACCCCAAACTCATTCTCCCGGTGGTGAGGATCGATGCCATGCCCATTGGGCCGAGCAGCCTTGTAGCCAGCAGATGCAGATGCGGCGTGCTGCTCCGACTTGACTGGTGGTT encodes:
- the LOC136468862 gene encoding uncharacterized protein — translated: MNPDIQLLLAEFQKLASAQVLTQKKIDEQTDLLERRFTAADEVLDMRFHEADAAVEQRIIDSKLRQDARLSSIEKTASDLTSWRHEHEGIVDDLRLCIVKSEQHAASASAGYKAARPNGHGIDPHHRENEFGVVTTYTHSPVTGTDNSSANPPKFHGTAYDLVLSRNRPPETHRNLTSKLPKMSFPTFDGTDLKLWITCAEDYFDMYSVDPSVWIQCSRMQFLGPAKRWIQSVTGKLKTMTWSKFCQALHSRFDHDQHEYLLRKMNRIRQTSSVQDYVDRFSELVDQLTAYDSSTNALHYITRFLDGLHLDICTVILVQRPDSLDTTYTLALLQEEATESSWKREFKSWHQKAGYSLPPRQDSLQVGAVDKPLLTHKPLDKKLTDLKAYRRARGLCDHYGEKWNRDHKCAQQVIGRVGAVAYKLKLPKDSTIHPVFHVSQLKTAIPTSHSVADLPHNLDGLQIPLKILQRRIHTTDHNVVPQVLVQWSNLLPSLATWEDTEALRQRFPCAPVWGQADLHLGEDVSVTRMSNLSQPPIRRATELLNALRVRRTRLNQDQEKRVVSDAPTCGSVGMSGRE